One segment of Clarias gariepinus isolate MV-2021 ecotype Netherlands chromosome 6, CGAR_prim_01v2, whole genome shotgun sequence DNA contains the following:
- the keap1b gene encoding kelch-like ECH-associated protein 1B, translating into MYAASGMTECKAEVTPSTRNGHRVFSYTLESHTAAAFTIMNELRLERQLCDVTLRVKYNDLEAVDFVAHKVVLASSSPVFRAMFTNGLKECGMEVVPIEGIHPKVMGRLIEFAYTASISVGEKCVIHVMNGAVMYQIDSVVKACCDFLVQQLDPSNAIGIANFAEQIGCNELHQKAREYIYMNFSQVATQEEFFNLSPCQLVTLISRDELNVRCESEVYHACVAWVQYERDERRPYVQALLQAVRCHSLPPRFLQRQLEHFEWDAQSKDYLAQIFQDLTLHKPTKAAACRTPKVPQLIYTAGGYFRQSLCYLEAFNPGTGAWLRLADLQVPRSGLAACVISGLFYAVGGRNNAPDGNMDSNTLDCYNPMNNCWLPCAPMSVPRNRIGVGVIDGMIYAVGGSHGCIHHNSVERYDPERDSWQLVAPMLTRRIGVGVAVINRLLYAVGGFDGTHRLSSVECYNPEKDEWRSTAPMNTVRSGAGVCALNNHIYVMGGYDGTNQLNTVERYDVETDIWTFIPSMKHRRSALGVTTHQGRIYALGGYDGNTFLDSVECYDPETDAWTEVTRMTSGRSGIGVAVTMEPCQKNCQTECPKDCQKDCQKF; encoded by the exons ATGTACGCGGCGTCAGGGATGACGGAGTGCAAGGCCGAGGTGACCCCGTCCACACGCAATGGCCATCGCGTGTTCAGCTACACGCTTGAGAGCCACACGGCCGCTGCCTTCACCATCATGAATGAGCTGCGGCTTGAGCGCCAACTCTGTGACGTCACACTGCGGGTAAAATACAATGACCTGGAGGCTGTGGACTTCGTGGCACATAAGGTGGTACTGGCATCCTCCTCCCCTGTCTTCCGTGCCATGTTTACCAATGGTCTGAAGGAGTGTGGCATGGAGGTGGTGCCCATCGAGGGGATCCACCCAAAG GTCATGGGCCGCCTGATAGAGTTTGCCTACACGGCAAGTATCTCTGTCGGAGAAAAGTGCGTCATCCACGTGATGAACGGAGCCGTGATGTATCAGATCGACAGCGTGGTGAAGGCCTGCTGCGATTTCCTGGTGCAGCAGCTGGACCCAAGCAACGCCATCGGCATCGCTAACTTCGCTGAACAGATCGGCTGCAACGAGCTGCACCAGAAAGCCCGCGAGTACATCTACATGAACTTCAGTCAG GTGGCGACGCAGGAGGAGTTCTTTAATCTGTCTCCATGCCAGCTAGTAACCCTCATCAGCCGCGATGAGCTGAACGTACGCTGCGAGTCCGAGGTATACCATGCATGCGTGGCATGGGTGCAGTATGAGCGTGACGAGCGGAGACCCTATGTTCAGGCGCTGCTACAGGCCGTGAGATGCCACTCCCTTCCGCCACGCTTCCTGCAGCGCCAGCTCGAGCACTTTGAATGGGACGCGCAGAGCAAGGACTACCTAGCACAGATCTTTCAGGACCTGACGCTGCACAAGCCCACCAAGGCAGCAGCGTGCCGCACACCTAAGGTACCGCAGCTCATCTACACAGCTGGAGGCTATTTCCGGCAGTCGCTCTGCTACCTCGAGGCGTTTAACCCGGGCACTGGTGCCTGGCTGCGCCTGGCAGATCTGCAGGTGCCTCGGAGTGGCCTGGCAGCGTGCGTGATCAGCGGGCTTTTCTATGCTGTTGGAGGGAGGAACAACGCCCCTGATGGCAACATGGACTCCAACACACTTGACTGCTACAACCCCATGAACAACTGCTGGCTTCCGTGCGCCCCAATGAGCGTCCCCCGGAACCGAATTGGTGTTGGGGTCATTGATGGTATGATCTACGCGGTCGGGGGCTCACATGGATGCATCCATCATAACAGCGTAGAGAG ATACGACCCAGAAAGAGACTCATGGCAACTGGTGGCCCCCATGCTGACCCGGAGAATAGGGGTGGGTGTGGCAGTCATTAACCGCCTCCTCTATGCGGTGGGTGGGTTCGACGGAACGCATCGGCTCAGCTCAGTGGAATGTTACAACCCTGAGAAAGACGAATGGAGGAGCACGGCACCCATGAACACTGTCCGCAGTGGAGCAG gtgtgtgtgcgttaaATAACCATATCTATGTAATGGGAGGGTATGACGGCACAAATCAGCTGAACACGGTGGAGCGCTACGACGTTGAGACGGACATCTGGACCTTCATCCCCTCAATGAAACACCGGCGCAGCGCACTGGGAGTCACCACCCACCAAGGACGCATCTACGCACTCG gAGGATATGATGGGAACACCTTTTTGGACAGTGTGGAGTGTTACGATCCTGAAACGGACGCTTGGACTGAGGTCACGAGGATGACGTCTGGGCGAAGTGGGATTGGTGTTGCGGTCACTATGGAGCCTTGCCAAAAAAACTGTCAGACAGAATGTCCAAAAGATTGTCAGAAAGACTGTCAGAAATTTTAG
- the s1pr5b gene encoding sphingosine 1-phosphate receptor 5b produces the protein MNGTSSNSACSSNFYADYHNKCVILYHYNYIGKLKQDKYKDGLKPEAIAFILICLLIVVENTIVLVAIWKNKKFHLPMYYLLGNLTLSDLLAGFTYMVNIIMSGSKTLNLTPLFWFLREGGVFITLAASVISLLAIAIERHITMVKMKPYHGTKRNRMFALIGASWALAVLLGVLPIIGWNCMCNLEICSTVLPLYAKSYVLFCVSVFSAILLAIVVLYGRIFHTVKRNTKRLGSIRRKGLARRSQKYMALLRTVTIVLGVFIACWLPLFLLLLLDFVCQTGKCSILFKADYFLGVAMINSLINPIIYTLTSKDMRKAIIKLLCRRCLINEDGQVKKIGVPFLECSLSKTETAVHRGFETTISSGNGTSSPIRINPPKIKAVKL, from the coding sequence atgaatgggaCTTCCTCAAACTCTGCATGTTCGTCCAACTTTTATGCTGATTACCATAACAAATGTGTCATTTTGTACCACTATAATTACATAGGAAAACTAAAACAGGACAAATACAAGGATGGCCTTAAACCAGAAGCTATTGCATTCATTCTGATTTGCTTGCTTATTGTTGTGGAAAACACAATTGTGCTAGTGGCCATATGGAAGAACAAGAAGTTCCACCTGCCCATGTATTACTTACTAGGCAACCTGACTTTGTCGGATCTGCTGGCCGGATTTACATACATGGTCAATATTATCATGTCAGGAAGCAAAACTCTTAATTTGACCCCTCTGTTTTGGTTTCTGAGGGAGGGTGGGGTCTTCATCACACTCGCCGCATCAGTCATCAGCCTTTTGGCCATTGCCATTGAGCGTCACATCACCATGGTAAAGATGAAGCCATATCATGGCACCAAACGCAACCGCATGTTTGCCTTGATTGGTGCCAGCTGGGCGCTGGCTGTGTTGCTCGGTGTGCTGCCCATCATAGGCTGGAATTGCATGTGTAACCTAGAAATTTGCTCCACTGTGCTTCCACTTTATGCCAAGAGCTATGTCCTGTTCTGCGTCAGTGTCTTCAGTGCCATCCTGCTAGCCATTGTTGTGCTATACGGGCGCATCTTTCACACAGtcaagagaaatacaaaaaggtTGGGCAGCATACGGCGCAAGGGCTTGGCACGTCGCTCACAAAAGTACATGGCCCTTCTAAGGACAGTTACCATCGTCTTGGGGGTTTTTATCGCCTGTTGGCTGCCACTCTTTCTGCTCTTACTACTGGACTTTGTATGCCAAACTGGTAAGTGTTCCATCTTGTTCAAGGCAGACTACTTTCTTGGGGTGGCCATGATCAACTCGCTGATCAACCCTATTATATACACGCTGACAAGCAAGGACATGCGCAAGGCCATTATTAAACTGCTCTGTCGTCGCTGCCTGATTAACGAAGATGGTCAGGTCAAGAAGATCGGAGTACCCTTCCTGGAGTGCAGCCTAAGCAAAACTGAAACAGCTGTTCATCGTGGCTTCGAGACCACCATCTCCTCTGGGAATGGCACATCCTCCCCGATTCGAATCAACCCCCCAAAAATCAAAGCTGTTAAACTGTGA